GAACTGCCAGAACACGCCGCCCGCCTCCGGGTTCACGAACTGCGGGACGAAGGCCAGGAAGAAGAGCGCGGTCTTCGGGTTGAGCAGTTCGGTTATGACGCCCTGCCTGAAGGCGTGGTTCGGACGGGGACCGCCGTTCACGTCGAGGGAGAGCCGTTCCTTCGACAACAGCGTCCGCACGCCCAGGTAGATCAGGTAGGCCGCCCCCGCGTACTTCACGAGGCTGAAGGCGAGCGACGAGGCGAGGATCAGGGTGGAGAGTCCGGCGGCGGAGGCGAACACGTGAAACATTCCCCCCACCAGCGTGCCGAACGAACTCTGCACCCCGTCGCGCCGCCCTCCTCCCAGGCTGCGCGCCAGGACGTAGAGCAGGCCGGGCCCCGGAAGCACCGCGAGAACCAGGGCCGCGAGGAGGAAAGCGCCGTACTGGTGGGCGTCGAGCATGGTTGAGCATACCGTGGGCGGCATGGGGGGAGCGGACCTGCCTAACCCTCCCGCCGCGTCTGGAACACCATCACGTCGCTTCCCTCCTCCAGCGGCCCGCCCTGGAAGCTCCCCGACACGCGCGGCGGCTCGAAGCCTGCGTGTCGGAGCAGCCACTCGACCTCGTAGCGGGTGTAGTACCGCTGGGTGAGGGTGTAGTGCCGCCGTGTGAGCCCGCCGCCCGGGGCCGCCCTGTCCGCGAAATATTCGGTCGTGATGTGCTGATGGGGCCGGTCGTGGCGCTGCACCAGAAAGACGTCGGTGCGCGAGCCGTCCGGGGCGTGGAAGGTCTCGCCCTCGTGCCGGACGGTGTTCATCTCGCCGAAGCGGGGCACGTACAGGTCGAAGACGAAGGCGCCGCCGGGGAGGAGATGCGCCCGCAGGTTCTCCAGCGCCGCGAGCTGGTCGTTCGGCGTGTACAGGTGCATCAGCGAATTGAAGGGGGCGATGACGAGGGGGAAGCGTTCCTCCAGCCTGAAGCTGCCCGCGTCTCCCTGCACGAAGTCCAGACTCAGCCCGCCCTCCGCCGCCCGCGCCCTTCCGCGCTCGATCATCCGCGCGCTCGGCTCCAGGCCCACCACCCGCACGCCGCGCCGCGCGAGGAAGGCCGTCACCCGCCCCGTCCCGGCCCCCACCTCCAGCACCGGCCCGCCGACGCGCTCGGCGACCCCCGCGTAGAAGTGCAGGTCGTCGCGGTAGAGGTCGTACTGGTGGTCGTAGAGGTCGGCGAAGTCGTCGTAGTTCACGGGAGAGAGGGTAGTGGGTTGCGGGCGGGAGGTTGTGGGGCACTTCCCACGACCTACGACCCTTCCCCGTACCGCTCCAGAAACGCCTCCCGACTCACCACGCTCAGCCTGACTTCGGGCATGGGGCCCCCCGTCCCGTAGGCGCGGCGCACCAGGGCCGACCAGGGGCGCAACCGGCGCAGGACGGCGGAGGGGAGGGGCTGGCTCTCGAAGCCCAGGAGGGCGAGCAGCGGCGCGAAGGTGCTGAGGCCGAAGATCACCCGCGCGCCCCGGAGTTCCGGCCTCGTCTGGAGGTCGCGGGCGAGGTCCCGGAAGTCCCCGGGGGCGAGGCGCAGGCCCCGGCGCAGACCGATATCCACCAGAAGCGGGCTGTTGAGGTGGAGTTCGGCGGCGGGGGTCCCACGGGGCACGGGGGTGCCATCCGCCAGCGTGACGCCCTCCAGCGCGAACCGCACGCTTCCCAGCCGGAAGAGGTTGTCCGCCCGCCCCCCGGCGTGCCGGATCCCCCCCATGCGGTCCACCCGCCGGTCGAGGCCCCCCAGCAGACGGCGGGGCAGGCCCCGGAGGCCCAGCGGCGCGGCCCCGTCCAACCCGCCGAGCGGCACCAGGGCGTACCCCCGCCCCCGCAGGTCGGCGAGGAGGCCGGGCAGGGCAGGCACCGTGTTGGGCGCCCCCGGCCCCGCGTCGTGCAGGACGACGACCGCGCCGGGGTGGGCCAGGGCTCCTACCCGACTCCGCACGCTCTCCGGGGTGGACTCGGGGTGCCAGTCGCGGCCTTCGACGGTCCAGTGGGCGCCCGTCACTCCCGCCGCGCGCTGCCCGAAAATGGTGGCGAGGGTGTACGCGCCGTGGGGTGGGCGGTGCAGCCGTGCGGATCGCCCGGTCACGGCGGACACGCGCCGCGCCGCCCGCCCGGGTTCGAGGAAGGCCCCCCACGGTGTCCGCACCCAGGCGTGGACGTGCCGCGCCGCGTGGGGTTCGACCTCGTGCCCCTCGGCGAGGGTCCGGGCGATCAGCTCCGGGTAGGCTTCCGCGCGGGGAGCGATCACGAAGAAGGTCGCCCGCGCACCCGCCTCCCGCAGCGCGTCGAGCACGGCGGGCGTCGTGGCGGGGTCCGGCCCGTCGTCGAAGGTGAGGGCGAGCGCCCGCTGCTCCTGCCGTCCCTCGCGGATCAGGCCCAGGTTCAGCCGCTGCACGAGGAGGGAGGGGAGCCCCACGTACCCCACCAGGGCGAGGGCGCCCAGGCCCAGCCAGCCCCGGCGCCTCATGTCCGCCCCAGTTTGCGCAGCAGGGCGCGGGCCACCCGGTCGGCGGCGTCGGGCACGCTGACGGCGGTCGCGCCCCCGCTCAGGCGGGCGTGTTCGTCCGGGTCGAGCGCGCGCAGAATGGCCGGGCGGACCTCCGCCACACCTCTCGCCCACAGCGCCGCCCCGTGCCGGACGAGGTAGCTGGCATTGTGCTCCTCCTGTCCGGGAATCGGGTCGTGGATGACGAGCGGCACCCCGAGTGTCGTGGCCTCCGCGACCGTGAGCCCCCCCGCCTTGCCCACCACGAGGTCGG
This Deinococcus aestuarii DNA region includes the following protein-coding sequences:
- a CDS encoding LysE family translocator, which codes for MLDAHQYGAFLLAALVLAVLPGPGLLYVLARSLGGGRRDGVQSSFGTLVGGMFHVFASAAGLSTLILASSLAFSLVKYAGAAYLIYLGVRTLLSKERLSLDVNGGPRPNHAFRQGVITELLNPKTALFFLAFVPQFVNPEAGGVFWQFVLLGTTSVVLNTLADLLVAAFAGPLGSRLRLNARFQRGQRVASGGAMIALGTYAAVDR
- a CDS encoding class I SAM-dependent methyltransferase; amino-acid sequence: MNYDDFADLYDHQYDLYRDDLHFYAGVAERVGGPVLEVGAGTGRVTAFLARRGVRVVGLEPSARMIERGRARAAEGGLSLDFVQGDAGSFRLEERFPLVIAPFNSLMHLYTPNDQLAALENLRAHLLPGGAFVFDLYVPRFGEMNTVRHEGETFHAPDGSRTDVFLVQRHDRPHQHITTEYFADRAAPGGGLTRRHYTLTQRYYTRYEVEWLLRHAGFEPPRVSGSFQGGPLEEGSDVMVFQTRREG
- a CDS encoding polysaccharide deacetylase family protein encodes the protein MRRRGWLGLGALALVGYVGLPSLLVQRLNLGLIREGRQEQRALALTFDDGPDPATTPAVLDALREAGARATFFVIAPRAEAYPELIARTLAEGHEVEPHAARHVHAWVRTPWGAFLEPGRAARRVSAVTGRSARLHRPPHGAYTLATIFGQRAAGVTGAHWTVEGRDWHPESTPESVRSRVGALAHPGAVVVLHDAGPGAPNTVPALPGLLADLRGRGYALVPLGGLDGAAPLGLRGLPRRLLGGLDRRVDRMGGIRHAGGRADNLFRLGSVRFALEGVTLADGTPVPRGTPAAELHLNSPLLVDIGLRRGLRLAPGDFRDLARDLQTRPELRGARVIFGLSTFAPLLALLGFESQPLPSAVLRRLRPWSALVRRAYGTGGPMPEVRLSVVSREAFLERYGEGS